One window from the genome of Nisaea sediminum encodes:
- a CDS encoding DNA recombination protein RmuC translates to MDSLTLVLAAVAALAVLVAVVALMRGRGGDDRIAMVLEESARRQAEQAERAAAAQAELAGRVTQLSENHAAAQAKIAELMQLQEREVAKRLDERLADVTRKVGESLEKSSTKAQTSLSELQQRLAIIDTAQKNITELSTQVVGLQDILSNKQARGAFGEIQLNDLVSSILPPNAYRFQAQIGENRRVDCLIDLPNPPGSIAIDAKFPLESYHALMNASSDAERAAARKQMATAILKHVKDISARYIVPGETAESALMFLPSEAIYAELHANLPQVVEQSWKERVWIVSPTTLMATLNTVRAVLKDARMREQAHVIQKEVRTMLTDVGRLDERVGKLETHFNQAEKDIRDIRTSTNKITRRGELIEEIEVGTAEGSGDAAADLLGTTEHLPLES, encoded by the coding sequence ATGGATAGTCTGACCCTGGTGCTGGCGGCGGTCGCCGCCCTCGCGGTTCTCGTCGCGGTCGTGGCCCTGATGCGGGGGCGCGGCGGGGACGACCGTATCGCCATGGTGCTCGAGGAGTCGGCCCGGCGCCAGGCGGAGCAGGCGGAGCGCGCCGCCGCGGCACAGGCCGAACTCGCGGGACGGGTGACCCAGCTCTCCGAAAACCATGCCGCGGCGCAGGCGAAGATCGCCGAGCTGATGCAGCTGCAGGAGCGGGAGGTCGCCAAAAGGCTCGACGAACGGCTGGCCGACGTGACCCGTAAGGTCGGCGAGAGCCTGGAGAAATCCAGCACCAAGGCGCAAACCTCGCTCTCGGAGCTGCAGCAGCGCCTCGCGATCATCGACACGGCGCAGAAGAACATCACCGAGCTTTCCACCCAGGTGGTCGGATTGCAGGATATTCTTTCCAACAAGCAGGCGCGCGGCGCCTTCGGGGAGATCCAGCTGAACGATCTCGTTAGCTCGATCCTGCCGCCCAACGCCTACCGTTTCCAGGCGCAGATTGGCGAGAACCGGCGCGTCGACTGCCTGATCGACCTGCCGAACCCGCCGGGTTCCATCGCGATCGACGCCAAGTTCCCGCTGGAGAGCTATCATGCGCTGATGAATGCCTCGAGTGACGCGGAGCGCGCCGCGGCCCGTAAGCAGATGGCGACCGCGATCCTGAAGCATGTGAAGGATATCTCGGCGCGCTACATCGTGCCGGGGGAAACGGCGGAATCGGCGCTGATGTTCCTGCCGTCGGAGGCGATCTATGCCGAGCTGCATGCGAACCTGCCGCAGGTCGTCGAGCAGTCCTGGAAGGAGCGGGTCTGGATTGTCTCGCCGACCACGCTGATGGCAACGCTGAACACGGTGCGCGCGGTGCTGAAGGATGCCCGCATGCGCGAGCAGGCGCACGTGATCCAGAAGGAGGTGCGCACCATGCTGACGGATGTCGGACGGCTGGACGAAAGGGTCGGCAAGCTGGAAACGCATTTCAATCAGGCGGAGAAGGATATCCGCGATATCCGCACCTCGACCAACAAGATCACCCGCCGCGGCGAGTTGATCGAGGAGATCGAGGTCGGGACTGCCGAGGGCTCGGGCGATGCGGCGGCCGATCTGCTCGGTACTACAGAACATCTGCCGCTCGAAAGCTGA
- the def gene encoding peptide deformylase, with translation MSKRDIVWAPDKVLKTKCTPVETIDDEIRQILDDMLETMYDAPGIGLAAPQIGLTKRLIVIDVAGKDEEPQPLRIVNPEIVWSSDEVSTYEEGCLSLPGHYADVTRPAAVRVKYLDETGAAQEIEADGLLATCLQHEIDHIDGVLFVDHLSALKRNMILRKMAKAKKQRAEDEAA, from the coding sequence ATGAGCAAGCGTGACATCGTCTGGGCGCCGGACAAGGTCCTGAAGACCAAATGCACTCCGGTCGAGACAATCGACGACGAGATCCGGCAGATCCTCGATGACATGCTGGAGACCATGTATGACGCGCCCGGCATCGGCCTGGCGGCGCCCCAGATCGGCCTCACCAAGCGGCTCATCGTCATCGACGTCGCGGGCAAGGACGAGGAGCCGCAACCGCTCAGGATCGTCAATCCGGAGATCGTCTGGTCCTCGGACGAGGTGAGCACCTACGAGGAGGGCTGCCTCTCCCTGCCCGGCCACTATGCCGACGTGACCCGCCCGGCCGCGGTCAGGGTGAAGTATCTCGACGAGACCGGGGCCGCGCAGGAGATCGAGGCCGACGGCCTGCTCGCCACCTGCCTGCAGCACGAGATCGACCATATCGACGGCGTCCTCTTCGTCGATCATCTCTCCGCTCTGAAGCGGAACATGATCCTGAGGAAGATGGCCAAGGCGAAGAAACAGCGCGCCGAAGACGAAGCGGCCTAG
- the fmt gene encoding methionyl-tRNA formyltransferase → MSGSAQTAITPYEPLRLAFMGTPDFSVPVLEALVAAGHEIAAVYSQPPRPAGRGKKERKSPVHEAAERHGIPVFTPVSLRNAEEQARFRNLALDAAVVVAYGLILPKEILEAPRLGCINVHASLLPRWRGAAPIQRAILAGDSETGVTIMAMDEGLDTGDMLMAERVPITEETTGETLHDTLSAVGAKLILPALAAIAGGYVEASPQPEDGVTYAEKLTRETGHLDWSKGAEELERTIRALAPWPGAWFELGGERFKVFAGEVLKLGPLSNDPGTVLDGELTVSCAEDALRITRLQRPGKAPMDAADLLRGFDGLAPGTKLG, encoded by the coding sequence ATGTCCGGGTCCGCCCAGACCGCCATCACCCCTTACGAGCCCCTCCGCCTCGCCTTCATGGGCACGCCGGACTTCTCCGTGCCTGTGCTGGAGGCGCTGGTCGCCGCCGGACACGAGATCGCGGCGGTCTACAGCCAGCCGCCCCGCCCCGCCGGGCGCGGCAAGAAGGAGCGCAAGTCGCCGGTGCACGAGGCCGCCGAGCGCCACGGCATTCCGGTCTTCACCCCGGTCTCGCTGCGCAACGCCGAGGAACAGGCGCGATTCCGCAACCTCGCGCTCGACGCCGCCGTGGTCGTCGCCTACGGGCTGATCCTGCCGAAGGAGATCCTGGAGGCGCCGCGGCTCGGCTGCATCAATGTCCATGCCTCGCTGCTGCCGCGCTGGCGCGGCGCGGCGCCGATCCAGCGCGCCATCCTCGCCGGCGACAGTGAGACCGGCGTCACCATCATGGCGATGGACGAGGGTCTCGATACCGGCGACATGCTGATGGCCGAGCGCGTGCCGATCACGGAGGAGACCACCGGCGAGACCCTGCATGACACGCTCTCCGCCGTCGGCGCCAAGCTGATCCTGCCGGCGCTCGCCGCGATTGCCGGCGGCTATGTCGAGGCGAGCCCGCAGCCGGAGGACGGCGTCACCTATGCCGAGAAGCTGACCCGGGAGACCGGCCACCTCGACTGGTCGAAAGGCGCGGAGGAGCTGGAGCGGACCATCCGCGCCCTCGCCCCCTGGCCCGGCGCCTGGTTCGAACTCGGCGGCGAACGTTTCAAGGTCTTTGCGGGTGAGGTGCTGAAGCTCGGCCCGCTCTCCAACGATCCGGGCACCGTGCTCGACGGAGAGCTTACCGTCTCCTGCGCCGAGGACGCGCTGCGCATCACCCGCCTGCAGCGGCCGGGAAAGGCACCGATGGATGCGGCAGACCTGCTGCGCGGCTTCGACGGTCTCGCGCCCGGCACGAAACTCGGCTGA
- the truA gene encoding tRNA pseudouridine(38-40) synthase TruA has protein sequence MPRFRITIEYDGGDFSGWQRQANGPSIQQALEEAVTAFSGESVEVVGAGRTDAGVHALAQVAHFDLETDRFDAATVMKAVNFHLKPAPIVIRHTAEADPEFHARFSATRRSYLYRILNRPAPPALDRGRVWHVPQQLDAGAMHEAAEALLGNHDFTTFRAKHCQAQSPVKTLDALTVSRVGEEIHLNAHARSFLHHQIRNITGTLKLVGEGKWTRKDVEAALAAKDRAAGGPTAPPDGLYLVSVGY, from the coding sequence GTGCCGCGCTTCAGGATCACGATCGAATATGACGGCGGCGATTTTTCCGGCTGGCAGCGCCAGGCCAACGGACCGTCGATCCAGCAGGCACTCGAAGAGGCGGTGACCGCTTTCTCCGGCGAGTCTGTCGAGGTCGTCGGCGCCGGACGAACCGACGCAGGTGTGCATGCCCTGGCGCAGGTCGCGCATTTCGACCTGGAGACCGACCGCTTCGATGCGGCCACCGTGATGAAGGCGGTGAACTTCCACCTAAAACCGGCCCCCATCGTGATCCGCCATACGGCGGAGGCGGATCCGGAGTTCCATGCCCGCTTCTCCGCCACCCGGCGGTCCTACCTCTATCGCATCCTCAACCGCCCGGCCCCGCCGGCGCTCGATCGCGGCCGCGTCTGGCACGTTCCGCAACAGCTCGATGCCGGCGCCATGCACGAGGCGGCGGAAGCCCTGCTCGGCAATCACGACTTCACCACTTTCCGGGCGAAGCACTGCCAGGCGCAGTCGCCGGTGAAGACCCTCGATGCCCTGACCGTCTCGCGCGTCGGCGAGGAGATCCACCTGAACGCCCACGCCCGCTCCTTCCTGCATCATCAGATCCGCAACATCACCGGCACGCTGAAGCTGGTCGGCGAAGGGAAATGGACGCGGAAGGACGTGGAGGCGGCACTTGCGGCGAAGGACCGGGCCGCAGGCGGGCCGACGGCACCGCCGGATGGGCTCTATCTGGTCTCGGTCGGATACTGA